In Actinoplanes derwentensis, the following proteins share a genomic window:
- a CDS encoding DUF3817 domain-containing protein: MPDPRYPILRIASWTELLSLATLLLNLATVHLQVITSLGGPVHGCAYLIVVIFTLRHPRASPFTRLLALIPGIGGVLALRRLTAPQ, encoded by the coding sequence ATGCCCGACCCCCGCTACCCGATCCTGCGCATCGCGTCCTGGACCGAGTTGCTGTCGCTCGCGACCCTGCTGCTCAACCTGGCCACCGTCCACCTCCAGGTGATCACCTCACTGGGCGGCCCGGTGCACGGTTGCGCCTACCTGATCGTGGTGATCTTCACGTTGCGCCATCCTCGAGCCTCCCCCTTCACCCGTCTACTGGCCCTGATCCCCGGAATCGGCGGTGTGCTCGCCCTCCGCCGCCTCACCGCACCGCAATGA
- a CDS encoding PP2C family protein-serine/threonine phosphatase, whose product MREDLAAGSLSESYKAVDWDATTLGPVDGWSSTLLMAVSTALQTRFPVTLLWGPEHVLVYNEAYVPLIGDKHPAALGRPAREVFPEIWDTIGPMLDSVSAGSGAVWFSDLRLLMDRWGFLEECYFTFSYSAVTNDSGGIEGVIDIASETTEQVLGNRRLRLLHQLTEVLSTAAEPDELAERALPVLRAASDDFTAVDLHVTEVPDTEADTGAGVVREPLPGTGRVLVVRPSPHLPVDDAYLRFVRLVAGTLTQAFDRVRIWQAEQRLVRMEREMSETLQRSLLTPPARTEHLSVAVRYHSAVEQSQIGGDWYDSFVLSDGPLTLVVGDVTGHDRHAAAAMAQLRNVLRGIAVTVRSPPSRILTGLDHAMGSLGVDAMATAVIAQIEDGRTLRWSNAGHPPPALLRPDGSAELLAGPPARLLGVRQPPERDDHTADLEPGSTVVFYTDGLIERRATGLDDSLQRLTESLAGRQHLDAEQVCDHLLATFSADADDDIVLLVVRLTDR is encoded by the coding sequence GTGCGTGAAGATCTGGCGGCCGGGTCGCTGAGTGAGAGTTACAAGGCCGTCGACTGGGACGCGACAACCCTCGGGCCGGTGGACGGCTGGAGTTCCACCCTCCTGATGGCGGTGTCCACGGCGTTGCAGACCCGGTTCCCGGTGACGCTGTTGTGGGGGCCGGAGCACGTCCTGGTCTACAACGAGGCGTACGTGCCGCTCATCGGCGACAAACATCCCGCCGCACTCGGCCGGCCGGCTCGGGAGGTGTTCCCGGAGATCTGGGACACCATCGGCCCGATGCTCGACTCGGTGTCCGCCGGGTCGGGCGCGGTCTGGTTCAGTGACCTTCGCCTGCTGATGGACAGGTGGGGGTTTCTGGAGGAGTGCTACTTCACCTTCTCCTACTCGGCGGTCACCAACGACTCCGGCGGCATCGAGGGTGTCATCGACATCGCGTCGGAGACCACCGAGCAGGTGCTCGGCAACCGGCGGCTGCGCCTGCTGCACCAGCTGACCGAGGTGCTGTCCACCGCCGCCGAGCCCGATGAGCTGGCCGAACGTGCGCTGCCGGTGCTGCGGGCCGCGTCCGACGACTTCACCGCCGTGGACCTGCACGTCACCGAGGTCCCGGACACCGAGGCCGACACCGGAGCCGGCGTCGTGCGGGAGCCGCTGCCCGGGACCGGCAGGGTCCTCGTGGTCCGGCCCAGTCCGCATCTGCCGGTCGACGACGCGTACCTGAGGTTCGTCCGGCTGGTCGCCGGCACCCTGACCCAGGCGTTCGACCGGGTCCGGATCTGGCAGGCCGAACAGCGCCTGGTCCGGATGGAACGGGAGATGTCGGAGACCCTGCAGCGCAGCCTGCTCACCCCGCCCGCCCGGACCGAGCACCTGTCGGTGGCGGTGCGGTACCACTCGGCCGTCGAGCAGTCCCAGATCGGCGGCGACTGGTACGACTCGTTCGTACTGTCTGATGGTCCGCTGACCCTGGTCGTCGGGGACGTGACCGGCCACGACCGGCACGCCGCCGCGGCGATGGCCCAGCTCCGGAACGTGCTGCGCGGGATCGCCGTCACCGTGCGGAGCCCGCCGTCGCGCATCCTGACCGGTCTGGATCACGCGATGGGGTCCCTCGGAGTCGACGCGATGGCCACCGCGGTGATCGCCCAGATCGAGGACGGGCGGACGCTGCGCTGGTCGAACGCCGGCCACCCGCCACCGGCCCTGTTGCGCCCGGACGGTTCGGCCGAACTGCTGGCCGGCCCACCGGCGCGGCTGCTCGGCGTCCGGCAGCCACCGGAACGCGACGATCACACGGCCGACCTGGAACCCGGCTCGACTGTCGTCTTCTACACCGATGGCCTGATCGAACGGCGCGCGACCGGTCTCGACGACAGTCTTCAGCGCCTGACCGAGTCCTTGGCCGGACGGCAGCACCTGGACGCCGAACAGGTCTGTGACCATCTGCTCGCCACGTTCAGCGCGGACGCCGACGACGACATCGTGCTACTCGTGGTGCGCCTGACCGATCGGTGA
- a CDS encoding serine/threonine protein kinase: MSLRPLRPYDPRVLGVYTLLGVIGEGGMGAVYQARDPGGRIVAIKVIRPEYAESPEFRARFRSEVQRASQVPPFSTAAVLDADPEHHTPYLVVEYVDGPDLTQVVDAHGPLTDGALHSVAVGVATALAAIHGAGVVHRDLKPANVLFALGSPKVIDFGIARALEATSKHTRTGQMVGTVAYMAPERLDGPATEQADPAVDVFAWGAVITYAGTGHVPFPGDSPTGMAIRILTGEPDLRGLTGTLRTAVERSLTKNPADRPTAGELLDILLSSDSAERTRLVQAAPAPTGPRAVGSHRASRPDHRVRTAAVAGAVLTLILATAAIVMPWSKATTGATPALSSSAAPTPTMVITDMLIAPSLWAETKNGPASCTFTGDFLVIAGTNGVMCRGPRTEFTGDQRVFINVESVVGDVCGRVYFRYHHTGEGSYVLEICATRADLVSTTDAERWKILSRVEIPDLGAETRRFGITVEDDFATVSMGSAEILTAPLVEPGLTGGTVELASGVYGRTPGSQVVLYGIEVWQD; this comes from the coding sequence ATGTCGCTGCGTCCGCTCCGCCCCTACGACCCGCGCGTTCTCGGCGTCTACACGCTGCTCGGAGTCATCGGCGAGGGCGGCATGGGCGCGGTCTACCAGGCGAGGGATCCCGGTGGCCGGATCGTGGCGATCAAGGTCATCCGACCGGAGTACGCGGAGTCACCCGAGTTCCGGGCCCGGTTCCGCAGCGAGGTCCAGCGGGCCAGTCAGGTGCCGCCGTTCAGTACCGCGGCAGTCCTGGACGCCGACCCCGAACACCACACGCCGTACCTGGTCGTGGAGTACGTCGACGGCCCGGACCTCACCCAGGTCGTCGACGCGCACGGGCCGCTCACCGACGGGGCGCTGCACAGTGTGGCGGTCGGCGTCGCCACCGCCCTGGCCGCCATCCACGGGGCCGGTGTCGTGCACCGCGATCTGAAACCGGCGAACGTCTTGTTCGCTCTCGGCTCCCCCAAGGTCATCGACTTCGGGATCGCCCGTGCCCTGGAGGCCACCAGTAAGCACACCCGCACCGGGCAGATGGTCGGCACCGTCGCCTACATGGCTCCGGAACGGCTCGACGGCCCGGCCACCGAGCAGGCCGACCCGGCGGTGGACGTCTTCGCCTGGGGCGCGGTCATCACCTATGCGGGTACCGGGCATGTCCCGTTCCCCGGCGACTCACCGACCGGGATGGCGATCCGGATCCTGACCGGCGAACCGGATCTGCGGGGACTCACCGGCACGCTGCGTACGGCGGTCGAACGGTCCCTGACCAAGAATCCCGCGGACCGGCCGACCGCCGGCGAGTTGCTGGACATCCTGCTGTCGTCGGACAGCGCGGAACGCACCAGGCTCGTGCAGGCCGCGCCGGCCCCGACCGGCCCGCGAGCTGTCGGCTCCCATCGGGCCAGCCGTCCGGACCACCGAGTCCGGACGGCCGCCGTCGCCGGGGCTGTTCTCACCCTGATCCTGGCCACGGCCGCGATCGTGATGCCCTGGTCGAAGGCCACGACCGGTGCCACCCCAGCGCTGTCGAGTTCCGCCGCCCCGACGCCCACGATGGTCATCACCGACATGCTGATCGCACCGTCGTTGTGGGCCGAGACGAAAAACGGGCCGGCCTCCTGTACGTTCACCGGCGATTTCCTGGTCATCGCCGGAACCAACGGGGTGATGTGCCGGGGCCCGCGCACCGAGTTCACCGGCGACCAGCGAGTCTTCATCAACGTCGAATCGGTGGTCGGTGATGTGTGTGGACGTGTCTACTTCCGCTACCACCACACCGGCGAGGGCTCGTACGTGCTGGAGATCTGCGCGACCCGCGCCGACCTGGTGAGCACCACGGACGCCGAGCGCTGGAAGATCCTCAGTCGCGTCGAGATCCCCGATCTCGGTGCGGAGACCCGCCGATTCGGCATCACGGTCGAGGACGACTTCGCCACCGTCTCGATGGGCTCCGCCGAGATCCTCACCGCGCCTCTCGTGGAGCCGGGCCTGACGGGCGGCACGGTGGAACTGGCCTCCGGCGTCTACGGCCGGACGCCGGGTTCCCAGGTGGTGCTCTACGGCATCGAGGTCTGGCAGGACTGA
- the rpmB gene encoding 50S ribosomal protein L28 translates to MSNVCDVTGAKPSFGNAVSHSHRRTRRRWNPNIQRRRFHLADGTTIRLNVSTTVIKTIDRVGIDAVLARQRARKERS, encoded by the coding sequence ATGTCCAACGTCTGTGACGTGACCGGCGCCAAGCCCAGCTTCGGCAACGCCGTGTCCCACTCCCACCGCCGAACCCGGCGCCGCTGGAACCCCAACATCCAGCGCCGGCGCTTCCACCTGGCCGACGGCACCACGATCCGGCTCAACGTCAGTACCACCGTGATCAAGACCATCGACCGAGTAGGCATCGACGCCGTGTTGGCCCGGCAGCGCGCCAGGAAGGAACGTTCCTGA
- a CDS encoding O-methyltransferase produces MDVVLRGLLDGLHADGVAFDATEPDWGRLRRNVEPETAELLSFVLRVSGGIHVVEIGTGNGLSTLWLADAVRDTGGHLISVDVVDPTATVVNLARAELGNLVTFEVADGGEYLERLPDGSVDLLFLDAERALCPDWWPEPRRVLRAGGLLAVDNVLSHPDEVAGFLALIEADPELDGMTVPVGKGLLLARRHSR; encoded by the coding sequence ATGGATGTTGTTCTTCGGGGTCTTCTGGACGGGTTGCATGCGGACGGCGTGGCTTTCGACGCCACTGAACCGGACTGGGGCAGGCTGCGGCGCAATGTCGAACCGGAGACGGCTGAACTGCTGTCGTTTGTCCTGCGGGTCTCGGGAGGGATCCACGTCGTCGAGATCGGCACCGGGAACGGGCTGTCGACACTGTGGCTTGCGGATGCGGTCCGGGACACCGGAGGCCATCTGATCAGTGTGGACGTCGTGGATCCGACGGCGACTGTGGTCAATCTCGCGCGGGCGGAACTGGGGAACCTGGTGACCTTCGAGGTCGCCGACGGTGGCGAGTATCTGGAGCGGCTGCCGGACGGGAGTGTGGATCTGCTGTTCCTCGACGCGGAGCGGGCGCTCTGTCCGGACTGGTGGCCGGAGCCTCGGCGGGTGCTGCGCGCGGGCGGGTTGCTGGCTGTCGACAACGTGCTCTCCCACCCGGACGAGGTCGCCGGGTTCCTGGCCCTGATCGAGGCCGACCCGGAGCTGGACGGCATGACCGTCCCGGTCGGTAAGGGACTGCTTCTGGCACGACGTCATAGCCGCTGA
- a CDS encoding CobW family GTP-binding protein, translated as MSITPITSAVSPSVDHRPAVTVLSGFSPGAVQAAARALLIADDSLIAISHDLTVIRDGRVRRTVESGARVLERADVEMVHGCISCTLREDVLPTLVRLARERPRSDQLLVLPPAVEPEAVAAACAHCLVDGLPVTAAVRFDSFVTVVDADRFLDDLTSTDDLRDRDLHAAGDDHRAVAEVVAHQVEFSDTVVVWSRPGSVDVHRTNVVARLLAPWSVPVQVGGSDVLDCTALAAAVLRSGRHDPERPGVLGMALEGRSIGVPEKGTSLVFRSRRPFHPERLHDALEELTEHALRGRGQLWIAAQPDAVIAFEFAGGGVSLGSLGYWLAALPPERWTETSDQRRLAADMDWDPYYGDRRTTLALIGLHLDHTAIVTLLRSCLLTDAELADGFDAWQQMNDPFEGCFPLSENH; from the coding sequence GTGAGCATCACACCGATCACCTCCGCCGTGTCCCCGTCCGTGGATCACCGCCCGGCCGTCACCGTGTTGTCCGGCTTCTCCCCCGGTGCCGTTCAGGCCGCCGCCCGCGCTCTGCTGATCGCCGACGACAGCCTGATCGCGATCAGTCACGACCTCACCGTCATTCGCGACGGCCGGGTGCGCCGCACCGTCGAGTCCGGCGCTCGCGTCCTGGAGCGCGCCGATGTCGAGATGGTGCACGGCTGCATCTCCTGCACGTTGCGTGAGGACGTGCTGCCCACCCTGGTCCGGCTGGCCCGCGAACGCCCGCGCAGCGATCAGCTCCTGGTGCTGCCACCGGCGGTCGAACCCGAGGCGGTGGCCGCCGCCTGTGCGCACTGCCTGGTCGACGGGCTGCCGGTGACCGCTGCGGTGCGGTTCGACTCGTTCGTCACGGTGGTCGACGCCGACCGTTTCCTTGATGACCTGACCAGCACCGATGACCTGCGCGACCGGGATCTGCACGCGGCCGGTGACGATCATCGGGCGGTCGCCGAGGTGGTGGCGCATCAGGTCGAGTTCAGTGACACCGTCGTGGTGTGGAGCCGGCCGGGCAGTGTGGACGTGCACCGGACCAATGTGGTGGCGCGTCTGCTCGCGCCGTGGTCGGTGCCGGTTCAGGTCGGTGGATCGGACGTCCTCGACTGCACGGCGCTCGCTGCTGCGGTGCTGCGGTCCGGCCGGCATGATCCGGAACGGCCGGGGGTGCTCGGCATGGCTCTCGAGGGCCGTTCGATCGGCGTACCGGAAAAAGGAACCTCTCTGGTTTTCCGCTCCCGGCGGCCCTTTCACCCGGAGCGTCTGCATGACGCCCTCGAAGAGCTGACCGAGCACGCGCTGCGCGGTCGCGGTCAGCTCTGGATCGCCGCTCAGCCGGACGCGGTGATCGCTTTCGAGTTCGCAGGCGGCGGTGTGAGCCTGGGCAGTCTCGGCTACTGGCTGGCCGCGCTGCCGCCGGAACGCTGGACCGAGACCAGCGACCAGCGGCGCCTGGCCGCCGACATGGACTGGGACCCGTACTACGGCGACCGCCGCACCACCCTGGCCCTGATCGGCCTGCATCTGGACCACACCGCGATCGTCACGCTGCTGCGTTCCTGCCTGCTGACCGACGCCGAACTCGCCGACGGCTTCGACGCCTGGCAGCAGATGAACGACCCGTTCGAAGGCTGCTTCCCACTGAGCGAAAACCACTGA
- a CDS encoding cellulase family glycosylhydrolase — protein MSRFRALAIAGFLLLGTMSPVSPAHAATPPTLASRLAAVQTAKTINYYPSNAGWTFMWTNFDPVRIDTDLTRAATLGATNVRAIVFPQAFGYPVPTAAYVQKLSQFVTIADTHGLTVKLTLFDWWSGYSDVANSITWAQTLLTPYANDPRVIAVEVKNEFQPGDAAAVTWVKQVIPAIRSTAPDMPLTLSVDGGSGATGMASIKSQLTTTPLDYYDYHFYGASERSLAEIRRAQNAVTPDPVVIGETGVSTLSGSDGEQAAYLARVFRAASVAGVGSVAPWILNDFAAGAIPPNSAVSTMPAQYKYGLYRTDTTAKITASVVGTAWITGTTPNSILNLGFEAATIDSPWRNYLPAAGTAVITTEAARTGVQSARFTGTTRTGSNLPSLLTSPITPVQGGQQWHAEAYARGVAATGITEVALSWFDINGTWISQHTSNRLPTGTTAWTKLFVDATAPATATSVQLHLKSGDNTGTVYYDDVSIT, from the coding sequence ATGAGCCGTTTCCGCGCCCTCGCCATCGCCGGTTTCCTGCTGCTCGGCACGATGTCGCCGGTCTCCCCCGCGCACGCCGCCACGCCACCGACCCTGGCGAGCAGGCTGGCCGCGGTCCAGACCGCGAAGACGATCAACTACTACCCGTCGAACGCCGGGTGGACGTTCATGTGGACGAACTTCGACCCGGTCCGCATCGACACCGACCTGACCAGGGCCGCCACGCTCGGCGCGACGAACGTCCGGGCCATCGTCTTCCCACAGGCCTTCGGATACCCGGTACCCACCGCGGCGTACGTCCAGAAGCTCAGCCAGTTCGTCACCATCGCCGACACCCACGGGCTGACCGTCAAACTGACACTGTTCGACTGGTGGTCCGGGTACTCCGACGTGGCGAACAGCATCACCTGGGCACAGACCCTGCTCACGCCGTACGCCAATGATCCTCGGGTCATCGCCGTCGAAGTGAAGAACGAGTTCCAGCCCGGCGACGCCGCCGCCGTGACCTGGGTCAAACAGGTCATCCCGGCGATCCGCAGCACCGCCCCGGACATGCCGCTCACCCTGTCCGTCGACGGCGGCAGCGGCGCCACCGGCATGGCGAGCATCAAGTCGCAGCTCACCACCACGCCGCTGGACTACTACGACTATCACTTCTACGGCGCCTCGGAACGGTCCCTGGCCGAGATCCGCCGCGCCCAGAACGCGGTCACCCCCGACCCGGTCGTCATCGGTGAGACCGGGGTCAGCACACTGTCCGGCAGCGACGGTGAACAGGCCGCCTACCTGGCCCGGGTGTTCCGCGCCGCCTCAGTGGCGGGGGTCGGCTCGGTCGCGCCGTGGATCCTCAACGACTTCGCCGCCGGCGCCATCCCACCGAACTCGGCGGTGTCCACGATGCCCGCCCAGTACAAGTACGGGCTCTACCGCACCGACACCACCGCGAAGATCACCGCCTCGGTGGTCGGCACCGCCTGGATCACCGGAACCACCCCGAACAGCATCCTCAACCTGGGCTTCGAGGCCGCCACGATCGACTCGCCGTGGCGCAACTACCTGCCCGCCGCCGGCACCGCCGTGATCACCACCGAGGCGGCGCGCACCGGCGTCCAGTCGGCCCGGTTCACCGGCACCACCCGCACCGGCAGCAACCTGCCGTCCCTGCTCACCTCGCCGATCACCCCGGTGCAGGGCGGCCAGCAGTGGCATGCCGAGGCGTACGCCCGCGGGGTGGCCGCGACCGGGATCACCGAGGTGGCGCTGAGCTGGTTCGACATCAACGGCACGTGGATCAGCCAGCACACCTCCAACCGGCTGCCCACCGGAACCACCGCCTGGACGAAACTGTTCGTCGACGCGACGGCCCCGGCCACCGCCACCAGCGTCCAGCTGCACCTGAAGTCCGGCGACAACACCGGAACCGTCTATTACGACGACGTGTCGATCACCTGA
- the rpsN gene encoding 30S ribosomal protein S14 yields the protein MARRSLIEREKKRLQLAAGYAGRRTDLKKLIATPGTDPSARTSAVRALSSLPRDSSPSRQRSRDQIDGRPRGVLTHFGLSRIRFRDLALRGELPGVRKASW from the coding sequence ATGGCCCGCCGCAGCCTGATCGAACGAGAGAAAAAGCGACTTCAACTGGCCGCCGGGTACGCCGGCCGCCGCACCGACCTGAAGAAGCTCATCGCCACCCCCGGTACCGATCCGTCGGCCCGTACTTCAGCAGTCCGTGCGTTGTCATCGCTGCCCCGAGACTCCAGCCCCAGCCGCCAACGAAGCCGGGACCAGATCGACGGCCGCCCCCGAGGCGTACTGACCCACTTCGGCCTGTCCCGAATCCGCTTCCGCGACCTGGCCCTACGCGGCGAACTACCCGGAGTACGCAAAGCCTCCTGGTAA
- a CDS encoding MarR family winged helix-turn-helix transcriptional regulator, whose translation MSDPAPGLSGEELGAYFVLMEVSSFLQYAVEDQLRADGDLSYVQFQILARLVDAPEGRLRMTDLADGVVYSRSGLTYQAGLLDKRGLITRSPSPDDERSVIVTVTEAGRGRVARVLPGHVAGVRRLLFDAMADGDLTALGGVLGRVRDHMRAIPPRSAKPRSGRTRPA comes from the coding sequence GTGAGCGACCCGGCACCCGGCCTGAGCGGTGAAGAACTCGGCGCGTATTTCGTATTGATGGAGGTCAGCAGCTTCCTTCAGTACGCCGTCGAGGATCAGCTGAGGGCTGACGGCGACCTCAGTTACGTGCAGTTCCAGATCCTCGCCCGGCTGGTCGACGCGCCGGAGGGCAGATTGCGGATGACCGATCTGGCCGACGGTGTCGTCTACAGCCGCAGTGGCCTCACCTACCAGGCGGGCCTGCTCGACAAGCGAGGCCTGATCACCCGGTCACCGTCTCCGGACGACGAGCGCAGCGTCATCGTGACCGTCACCGAGGCGGGCCGGGGCCGGGTGGCCCGGGTGCTGCCGGGGCACGTGGCTGGTGTGCGGCGCCTACTGTTCGACGCGATGGCCGACGGCGACCTCACCGCGCTCGGCGGCGTCCTCGGCCGCGTCCGCGACCACATGCGCGCCATCCCACCGCGTTCCGCGAAACCCCGCTCCGGACGTACCCGGCCCGCCTGA
- a CDS encoding type B 50S ribosomal protein L31 produces the protein MKPGIHPAYGPVVYRDRSAGFAFLTRSTATSQKTIDWEDGNTYPVIDVEISAASHPFWTGRNRLMDTAGRVEKFRAKYARHQK, from the coding sequence ATGAAACCCGGAATCCACCCCGCTTACGGCCCCGTCGTCTACCGCGACCGCAGCGCCGGTTTCGCCTTCCTGACCAGATCCACCGCCACCAGCCAGAAGACGATCGATTGGGAGGACGGCAACACCTATCCGGTGATCGACGTGGAGATCTCGGCGGCCAGCCATCCGTTCTGGACCGGCCGGAACCGTCTGATGGACACCGCCGGCCGGGTGGAGAAGTTCCGCGCCAAATACGCCCGCCACCAGAAATAG
- the rpmG gene encoding 50S ribosomal protein L33 → MARSTEIRPVIKLRSTAGTGYTYVTRKNRRTHPDRLVLRRYDPMIRRHVDFREDR, encoded by the coding sequence ATGGCCAGATCCACCGAAATCCGCCCCGTGATCAAACTGCGGAGCACTGCCGGAACCGGCTACACCTACGTGACCCGCAAAAACCGCCGCACCCACCCGGACCGCCTGGTGCTGCGCAGATACGACCCGATGATCCGCCGCCACGTCGACTTCCGGGAGGACCGCTGA
- a CDS encoding NADP-dependent oxidoreductase, whose product MKAVRFHEYGAPTVLRYEDVDLPVPGAGQVRIRVAATTFNPVDGNIRAGFMQGPIPVRLPHTPGLDVSGTVDALGEGVTGFDIGAEVIGFLPMTGPGASAEFAIVPAEILAPAPKSLPLADAAALPVVGLTAWQALFDHAGLTAGQRVLINGAGGAVGRLAVQLATNAGAHVIATAGPRSTAAVTAAGAHEVLGHGVPALAEPVDVVLNLAPVDPEQLAALTTVIRDGGVLVNTTVWMPAPSDEQRGVRGIDLFVRSDTGQLARLVELIDSGALHLDVAERVPLADLPAVHARAAANALTGKVVVQAR is encoded by the coding sequence ATGAAGGCAGTGCGTTTCCACGAGTACGGCGCCCCGACCGTCCTGCGCTACGAGGACGTGGACCTCCCCGTTCCCGGCGCCGGTCAGGTCCGGATCCGGGTCGCCGCGACCACCTTCAACCCGGTCGACGGCAACATCCGGGCCGGTTTCATGCAGGGCCCGATCCCGGTGCGGCTCCCGCACACGCCGGGCCTCGACGTCTCCGGCACCGTCGACGCGCTGGGTGAGGGCGTGACCGGTTTCGACATCGGCGCCGAGGTGATCGGGTTCCTGCCGATGACCGGTCCGGGCGCGTCCGCGGAGTTCGCGATCGTCCCCGCCGAGATCCTGGCACCGGCGCCCAAGAGCCTGCCGCTGGCCGACGCCGCCGCACTGCCGGTGGTGGGGCTCACCGCGTGGCAGGCGCTCTTCGACCACGCCGGGCTGACCGCTGGACAGCGGGTGCTGATCAACGGCGCGGGCGGTGCGGTCGGCCGGCTCGCGGTGCAGCTCGCCACGAACGCCGGTGCCCACGTGATCGCCACGGCCGGCCCGCGCAGCACTGCGGCCGTCACGGCGGCGGGCGCCCACGAGGTCCTCGGCCACGGGGTTCCCGCCCTGGCCGAGCCGGTCGACGTCGTGCTCAACCTCGCGCCGGTCGACCCGGAGCAGTTGGCCGCGCTGACCACGGTGATCCGCGACGGCGGTGTCCTGGTCAACACGACGGTGTGGATGCCCGCACCCAGCGACGAGCAGCGTGGCGTACGAGGAATCGATCTCTTCGTCCGCAGCGACACCGGCCAGCTGGCGCGTCTGGTGGAGCTGATCGACTCCGGCGCTCTCCACCTCGACGTCGCCGAGCGGGTGCCGCTGGCCGACCTTCCGGCGGTGCACGCCCGCGCCGCCGCGAACGCGCTGACCGGAAAGGTCGTCGTGCAGGCCCGCTGA
- a CDS encoding PP2C family protein-serine/threonine phosphatase, which yields MVITAAEWMVAGRRLVAAAGSVVGNRYRDNFDVLHLGNERPLVVVADGMGDGPGSSAAGRTSVEVFVREAVRGNGAAALRHAVAEVQRAVREAGSSLPDLTGCTLTAFVADGSGLAGSDAAGNGAARDGTAGNGWTGVGPAGNGVGGAGVGGVGEAAAWIVQLGDSRVYRVRDRCFELLTTDHTAAWLGMLNGWYAPGSREAQRDRYRLTRYAGHPGMPEPDLLNVSLRAGDLLLLCTDGVSDQIDDRTLAQVLDGSVDPAVLVERLLMRTLDNGGDDNATAVIIAVR from the coding sequence ATGGTGATCACGGCGGCGGAGTGGATGGTGGCCGGGCGGCGGCTGGTGGCGGCTGCCGGGAGTGTCGTGGGGAACCGTTACCGGGACAACTTCGATGTTCTGCATCTCGGGAATGAGCGACCCCTGGTGGTGGTGGCGGACGGGATGGGGGATGGGCCCGGCAGTTCGGCTGCTGGGCGGACCTCTGTGGAGGTCTTCGTTCGGGAGGCGGTTCGCGGCAACGGGGCGGCGGCTCTGCGGCACGCCGTCGCCGAAGTGCAGCGGGCGGTCCGGGAAGCGGGCAGTTCCCTGCCCGACCTGACCGGTTGCACGCTGACGGCGTTCGTCGCGGACGGAAGCGGACTGGCCGGAAGCGACGCCGCCGGGAATGGTGCGGCTCGGGACGGTACCGCTGGGAACGGGTGGACCGGGGTCGGGCCCGCCGGGAACGGTGTGGGCGGGGCCGGTGTGGGTGGTGTGGGGGAAGCCGCGGCCTGGATTGTGCAGCTCGGGGACTCGCGGGTTTATCGGGTGCGGGATCGGTGTTTTGAGTTGCTGACCACTGACCACACTGCGGCCTGGCTGGGGATGCTCAACGGGTGGTATGCGCCGGGATCTCGGGAGGCCCAGCGAGATCGGTATCGGCTGACCCGGTATGCCGGTCATCCGGGGATGCCGGAGCCGGATCTGCTCAACGTCAGTCTGCGGGCTGGGGATCTGCTCCTTCTGTGCACGGACGGGGTCTCCGATCAGATCGACGACCGGACCTTGGCGCAGGTGCTGGACGGTTCGGTGGACCCGGCGGTGCTGGTGGAGCGGCTGCTCATGCGGACGCTCGACAACGGGGGCGACGACAACGCGACGGCCGTGATCATTGCGGTGCGGTGA